From a region of the Lactuca sativa cultivar Salinas chromosome 4, Lsat_Salinas_v11, whole genome shotgun sequence genome:
- the LOC111914643 gene encoding uncharacterized protein LOC111914643 codes for MVPLSSVFISSRLGSCTRLFVLLSRFSLLGPQFKIQLMSLVFKNKTRHSSIVDFSLTLNPRHRHKLTRNQDSGINLNISKNNLKSSMDNLPFPLQNPNPIDNQDQQPAQSKRSLAYAVWCHFKKQKIDGVDKVI; via the exons ATGGTTCCACTTTCCAGCGTTTTCATCTCTTCGAGACTCGGGAGTTGTACTCGACTCTTCGTTCTTCTCTCACGATTCAGCCTTTTAGGTCCACAATTCAAGATTCAATTAATGTCACTAGTCTTCAAGAATAAAACTCGTCATTCCTCCATTGTCGATTTCTCCCTCACCCTTAACCCTAGACATCGACACAAACTTACTAGAAATCAAGATTCAGGAATAAATTTGAACATCTCAAAGAACAATTTGAAGTCTTCAATGGATAATCTTCCGTTTCCACTCCAAAATCCGAACCCCAT TGACAATCAAGATCAACAACCCGCACAATCAAAGAGAAGTTTGGCTTATGCAGTTTGGTGTCATTTTAAAAAGCAAAAGATTGATGGAGTTGATAAGGTCATATGA